A stretch of Cucumis sativus cultivar 9930 chromosome 2, Cucumber_9930_V3, whole genome shotgun sequence DNA encodes these proteins:
- the LOC101221843 gene encoding peptide-N(4)-(N-acetyl-beta-glucosaminyl)asparagine amidase produces the protein MDDREAFKKKIRSYVDQVRLYEDPKSQESARKTVPVDELQEKAIVSLAKEGKYEPSKQEQDHAFLLQLLFWFKQSFSWVNAPSCEHCGDTTTYQDMGNPLPSELQFGGYRVELYGCNSCQKVTRFPRFNNPVKLTETRRGRCGEWANCFTFYCRVFGYESRLILDLTDHVWTECFSHLLGRFMHLDPCEAVYDQPLLYEKGWDKKLNYVIAISIDGVRDVTKRYTRKWNEVLSRRNIITEEILSNMLAEITRQCRSTFTSQLLSELEDRDEKENQARERNTHTIDDSSVILPGRQSGDKEWRKSRLEIASDEEGSLSSSACSVRNCVDEHVTRIYSAFGCILSQLPDEEFSKSATFEVLSFIRGIVTDLKKSAFRTRTALVDSYLDETKAFSHRLFPSLKCFLGVLSLDSNLDNDGRVEIWLAKEPVYTSLALPVALDALEEVIQDVNKCDNFGRAFLCLPRLKLNRIHSGSVLASGEELPFGIATSAFDGIRSSKWEEPNGAKGCWIMYKVFDNKMEELAAYELMSANDAPERDPMDWIVEGSEDGGSSWHLLDEQTNQIFDNRFQRRSFFVTKTGLLSNTFRFRFLAVRDGEATSRLQIGSIDLYAPSL, from the exons TATGAGGATCCAAAAAGCCAAGAGTCTGCAAGGAAAACTGTTCCTGTGGATGAGCTTCAAGAGAAAGCGATAGTATCTCTGGCCAAG GAGGGAAAGTACGAACCATCCAAACAGGAACAAGATCATGCTTTTTTGTTGCAGCTTCTTTTCTGGTTCAAACAGTCATTCAG TTGGGTTAATGCACCTTCTTGTGAGCACTGTGGAGATACAACAACATATCAAGATATGGGCAATCCACTTCCTTCAGAACTTCAGTTTGGCGGTTACCGAGTTGAACTATATGG CTGTAATTCATGCCAAAAGGTTACCCGTTTCCCACGTTTCAACAATCCAGTAAAG CTTACTGAAACAAGGAGGGGACGCTGTGGAGAATGGGCCAATTGCTTTACATTCTACTGTCGTGTTTTTGGCTATGAATCTCGATTG ATTCTTGATCTTACCGATCATGTTTGGACCGAGTGCTTCTCCCATCTTTTAGGGAG GTTTATGCATCTAGATCCCTGTGAAGCAGTGTATGATCAACCACTGTTGTATGAAAAGGG ATGGGATAAGAAACTAAACTATGTCATTGCAATTTCTATAGATGGAGTTCGTGATGTCACTAAGCGCTACACAAGGAAATGGAATGAG GTTTTATCTCGAAGAAATATCATTACCGAGGAGATCTTATCAAATATGCTTGCAGAAATAACACGACAATGTCGATCGACCTTTACATCTCAATTACTGTCCGAACTTGAAGATCgtgatgaaaaagaaaaccaagcCCGGGAAAGAAACACTCACACTATTGATGATTCTTCAGTTATATTACCTGGAAGACAGAGTGGAGACAAGGAGTGGCGCAAATCAAGATTGGAGATTGCCTCTGATGAGGAAGGCTCTTTGAGTTCTTCTGCATGTTCTGTTCGTAATTGTGTGGATGAGCATGTGACAAGGATTTATAGTGCATTTGGTTGTATTCTATCTCAACTTCCTGATGAAGAATTTTCCAAGTCTGCAACATTTGAAGTACTTTCATTTATTCGAGGGATTGTAACTGATCTCAAGAAATCTGCCTTTAGGACAAGAACAGCTTTAGTAGATTCATACTTGGATGAGACTAAAGCCTTTTCGCATCGGTTGTTTCCTTCCTTGAAGTGTTTTCTCGGTGTTTTGTCATTAGACAGTAATCTGGACAATGATGGGAGGGTTGAAATTTGGTTGGCCAAGGAGCCTGTTTATACCTCTTTAGCATTGCCTGTTGCGTTAGATGCTCTTGAAGAAGTAATACAAGATGTTAACAAATGTGATAACTTTGGTAGAGCCTTTTTATGTCTTCCTCGTTTGAAGTTAAACAGAATTCATTCTGGCTCAGTCCTTGCAAGTGGCGAGGAACTTCCTTTTGGAATA GCAACATCAGCATTTGATGGGATTCGTTCATCCAAATGGGAAGAGCCAAATGGTGCGAAAG GTTGTTGGATAATGTACAAGGTATTTGACAACAAGATGGAAGAACTGGCTGCATACGAGTTGATGTCTGCTAATGATGCACCTGAAAGGGATCCAATGGATTG GATTGTTGAAGGGAGTGAAGATGGGGGAAGCAGTTGGCATCTTCTTGAtgaacaaacaaatcaaatatttgacAACCGTTTCCAACGTAGAAGTTTCTTTGTTACCAAAACTGGTCTCTTATCAAATACTTTCAG GTTTAGATTCTTGGCAGTTCGTGATGGTGAGGCAACGTCAAGGTTACAGATTGGTAGCATTGATTTGTATGCTCCAAGTCTTTAA
- the LOC101221616 gene encoding PITH domain-containing protein At3g04780, whose product MAAASAASATSATSATAINRNQVDLSDFINWSGVECLNQNFSHTFTNALNQTCRDNDSLLLESDADEQLLIYIPFNQVVKLHSLVIKGPEEEGPRTVKLFSNKENMGFGNVNDYPPSDTIVLSPENLTGKSEVVKYVKFQNVRSLTIFIEDNQSGTDTTKIQKIALYGTTVETTDMKGLKKIEDH is encoded by the exons ATGGCTGCCGCATCTGCCGCATCTGCCACATCTGCCACATCTGCCACCGCTATTAATCGGAATCAG GTTGATCTGTCCGACTTCATTAACTGGTCTGGTGTCGAGTGTCTCAACCAGAATTTTAGCCATACTTTTACAAATGCTCTTAATCAG ACTTGTAGGGATAATGACAGCTTGCTTTTGGAGAGTGATGCAGATGAGCAGCTCTTGATATACATACCTTTTAACCAAGTCGTTAAATTGCATTCCTTGGTCATCAAGGGACCTGAAGAGGAAG GTCCTAGAACTGTAAAGCTTTTCTCAAACAAGGAGAATATGGGATTTGG CAACGTCAATGACTACCCTCCTAGTGACACAATTGTGTTGTCCCCAGAAAATCTTACG GGAAAGTCGGAGGTTGTGAAGTAcgtgaaatttcaaaatgttcgTAG CTTGACAATTTTTATAGAGGATAACCAATCGGGAACTGACactacaaaaattcaaaagatcGCCTTGTATGGGACAAC CGTTGAAACAACGGACATGAAGGGCCTGAAGAAGATCGAGGATCACTAA